The Apium graveolens cultivar Ventura unplaced genomic scaffold, ASM990537v1 ctg5090, whole genome shotgun sequence genome includes a region encoding these proteins:
- the LOC141702437 gene encoding uncharacterized protein LOC141702437, whose translation MSPDRSWMSHRDNGRGGLFDEYKRGVDSFVEFAQRIKYSDGNILCPCNECKNLLWKTEDELKMHLNRFGIIESYTRWYFHGEKSDFHNHYSMRTNKNDEDDVYDAFEMLRNLGEEQNEIEDMEEEPNEEASQFYNMLNQTSVPLSPNHEKDSKLSFVIKLLHFKNRHHCSQKGFDELLELIGSVLPDKHTLPKKYSEVKNMVTGPNMGYEKIDACENDCVLFYKTDADKLKCDICGADRYKKMKDEKKKPFAKKILRYFSLTPRLKRLYMSKHMAQYMRWHKNRDVVEGQLTHPADGDEWKQFDRAFPSFANEVRNVRLGLATIGFEPFHNKQSKNYSVWPIFVVAYNLPPSMCMKDPFIFMPLIILGDKDPTKDLNVYLRPLIDELKMLWNTGVTVFDKASHSNFVMKAALLWTISDFPAYGMVSGWSTHGKMSGPVCVGDVKGFQLKYGGKPS comes from the coding sequence ATGTCACCGGATCGAAGTTGGATGAGCCATAGGGATAATGGTAGAGGTGGTTTATTTGATGAGTATAAAAGAGGTGTTGATAGTTTTGTTGAGTTTGCGCAAAGAATAAAATATTCTGATGGAAACATATTATGTCCTTGCAATGAATGTAAAAATTTATTGTGGAAGACTGAAGACGAGTTAAAAATGCACTTAAATCGATTTGGCATTATTGAGTCGTACACAAGATGGTATTTTCATGGAGAAAAATCTGATTTTCACAACCATTATTCTATGAGAACCAATAAGAATGATGAAGATGATGTGTATGATGCATTCGAAATGTTAAGGAACCTTGGAGAAGAACAAAATGAAATTGAAGATATGGAAGAAGAACCGAATGAAGAAGCATCTCAGTTTTATAATATGTTGAATCAGACCTCAGTACCGCTTTCTCCTAATCATGAAAAAGATTCAAAGTTGTCATTTGTTATAAAGTTGTTGCACTTTAAGAATAGACATCATTGTAGTCAAAAGGGTTTTGATGAGTTACTTGAGCTAATTGGATCTGTTTTGCCCGATAAACATACATTGCCTAAAAAATACAGTGAAGTTAAAAATATGGTAACTGGGCCTAATATGGGGTATGAGAAGATTGATGCTTGCGAGAATGATTGTGTGTTATTTTATAAGACTGACGCAGACAAGTTGAAGTGTGATATTTGTGGGGCAGACAGATATAAAAAGATGAAAGATGAAAAAAAGAAGCCATTTGCAAAAAAGATCTTACGGTATTTTTCTCTTACTCCAAGACTTAAGCGATTGTACATGTCAAAACACATGGCACAATATATGAGGTGGCACAAAAATAGAGATGTCGTTGAGGGGCAGCTAACACATCCtgctgatggagatgaatggaaaCAGTTTGATAGAGCATTTCCTTCATTTGCAAATGAGGTTCGTAATGTCAGATTGGGACTTGCAACTATCGGATTTGAACCATTTCACAATAAACAATCAAAAAACTACAGTGTTTGGCCTATTTTTGTTGTTGCGTACAACCTTCCGCCATCTATGTGCATGAAAGATCCATTTATATTTATGCCTCTTATCATTCTTGGGGACAAGGATCCGACAAAGGATCTTAATGTTTATCTCCGACCATTAATTGACGAATTAAAAATGTTGTGGAACACGGGGGTAACAGTATTCGATAAAGCATCACACTCTAATTTTGTAATGAAGGCTGCACTATTATGGACTATTAGTGATTTTCCTGCATATGGCATGGTTAGTGGGTGGTCAACACATGGAAAGATGTCAGGCCCAGTCTGTGTTGGGGATGTAAAAGGGTTTCAACTGAAGTACGGAGGAAAGCCCAGTTGA